A window of Pseudomonas mucidolens contains these coding sequences:
- the ercA gene encoding alcohol dehydrogenase-like regulatory protein ErcA: MSHNLSQLRKFVSPEIIFGAGCRHNVGNYAKTFGARKVLVVSDPGVVAAGWVTDVEVSLQALGIDYCLYTAVSPNPRVEEVMLGAEVYREHHCDVIVAVGGGSPMDCGKAIGIVVAHGRSILEFEGVDTIRVPSPPLILIPTTAGTSADVSQFVIISNQQERMKFSIVSKAVVPDVSLIDPETTASMDPFLAACTGIDALVHAIEAFVSTGHGPLTDPHALEAMRLINGNLVQMIANPQDIALREKIMLGSMQAGLAFSNAILGAVHAMSHSLGGFLDLPHGLCNAVLVEHVVAFNYNSAPDRFKVIAETFGIDCRGLNQRQISARLVDHLIALKHAIGFHETLGLHGVRVADIPFLSQHAMHDPCILTNPRESSQRDVEVVYGEAL; the protein is encoded by the coding sequence CCGGCACAATGTCGGCAACTACGCCAAGACCTTCGGGGCGCGCAAGGTGCTGGTAGTCAGCGATCCCGGCGTCGTGGCCGCCGGCTGGGTCACCGATGTCGAGGTCAGCCTGCAGGCGCTGGGCATCGATTACTGCCTGTACACCGCCGTATCGCCCAACCCGCGTGTCGAGGAAGTGATGCTCGGCGCCGAGGTCTACCGCGAGCACCATTGCGATGTGATCGTCGCCGTCGGTGGTGGTAGCCCGATGGATTGCGGCAAGGCCATCGGGATTGTGGTCGCCCACGGGCGCAGCATCCTCGAGTTCGAAGGCGTGGACACCATTCGCGTGCCCAGCCCGCCGCTGATCCTGATCCCGACCACCGCCGGCACCTCAGCCGATGTTTCGCAATTCGTGATCATTTCCAACCAGCAGGAGCGCATGAAATTCTCCATCGTCAGCAAGGCCGTGGTGCCGGATGTATCGCTGATCGACCCGGAAACCACCGCGAGCATGGACCCGTTCCTCGCGGCCTGTACCGGCATCGACGCATTGGTGCATGCCATCGAAGCCTTTGTATCCACCGGTCACGGTCCGCTGACCGATCCCCACGCGCTGGAAGCCATGCGTTTGATCAACGGCAATCTGGTGCAGATGATCGCCAACCCGCAGGATATTGCCCTGCGCGAGAAAATCATGCTGGGCAGCATGCAGGCCGGGCTGGCGTTTTCCAATGCGATCCTCGGTGCGGTGCACGCCATGTCTCACAGCCTGGGAGGCTTTCTCGACCTGCCTCACGGTCTGTGCAACGCGGTGTTGGTGGAGCACGTGGTGGCGTTCAACTACAACTCTGCACCGGATCGTTTCAAGGTCATTGCCGAGACGTTCGGCATCGATTGCCGGGGCCTCAATCAGCGGCAGATCAGCGCTCGGCTGGTGGACCATCTGATTGCCTTGAAACACGCTATCGGCTTCCATGAAACCCTCGGTCTGCACGGGGTAAGGGTGGCGGATATTCCCTTCTTGTCGCAGCACGCGATGCATGACCCGTGCATCCTCACCAACCCGCGTGAGTCCAGCCAGCGTGACGTCGAGGTCGTCTATGGCGAAGCTCTCTGA
- a CDS encoding MFS transporter, with protein sequence MDKYTPRTWQPHERPSLPGSPSTPLHPTHKRWAYALVGVLVAITGGLGNALVIANLPYLQGALGATTAQMAWLPAAYVMTNVSMNLLLVKFRQQFGLRAFTEVFLVLYALVTFGHLFVNDLSSAIAVRAAHGMVGAALSSLGLYYMVQAFPAKWRLKALVLGLGTAQLALPLARLFSEDLLQIAEWRGLYLFELGMALICLGCVFLLKLPPGDRFKTFEKLDFLTFALLASGVALLCAVLSLGRIEWWLEAPWIGIASAASLVLIMAGLAIEHNRANPLLMTRWLGGGVMIRLALAVILIRMVLSEQSTGTVGFLQALNMSSEQMRTLYLVMLLGAISGLVISALTINPAHLLMPLVISLALMATGSVMDSFSSNLTRPQNMYVSQFLLGFGGTFFLGPTLVLGMRNVLSNPRNLVSFSVLFGICQNLGGLIGAALLGTFQVMREKFHSSMIVEHLTLLDPRVAARVQSGGAAYGPVIADPELRHLMGIRSLATTATREANVMAYNDVFMLIAVIAILTMLWIFTHSLWLMSTTKKAAASAAPSVQPSGALPS encoded by the coding sequence ATGGATAAATACACCCCACGCACCTGGCAGCCCCATGAGCGTCCGAGCTTGCCGGGCTCGCCGTCGACGCCGTTGCACCCCACCCATAAACGCTGGGCCTATGCGTTGGTCGGAGTGTTGGTCGCCATCACCGGCGGCCTGGGCAACGCGCTGGTGATCGCCAATCTGCCTTATCTGCAAGGCGCATTGGGTGCGACCACTGCGCAAATGGCCTGGTTGCCTGCCGCCTACGTCATGACCAATGTCTCGATGAACCTGTTGCTGGTGAAGTTTCGCCAGCAATTCGGCTTGCGCGCGTTTACCGAAGTGTTCCTGGTGCTCTACGCCCTGGTCACGTTTGGCCATTTGTTCGTCAACGACCTCAGCTCCGCGATTGCCGTGCGAGCCGCCCACGGCATGGTAGGAGCGGCGCTCAGTTCCCTGGGTTTGTACTACATGGTGCAGGCGTTTCCGGCGAAGTGGCGGCTCAAGGCGCTGGTGCTCGGTCTGGGCACTGCGCAGTTGGCTTTACCGCTGGCACGACTGTTTTCCGAAGATTTGCTGCAGATCGCTGAATGGCGCGGCCTTTACCTGTTTGAGCTGGGCATGGCGCTGATCTGCCTGGGCTGCGTGTTTTTGCTCAAGTTACCGCCGGGCGACCGCTTCAAGACCTTCGAGAAACTCGACTTCCTGACCTTCGCCTTGCTCGCTTCGGGCGTGGCGCTGCTATGCGCGGTGCTGTCCCTGGGGCGGATAGAGTGGTGGCTCGAAGCACCGTGGATCGGCATCGCCTCGGCCGCCTCGCTGGTGCTGATCATGGCCGGACTGGCCATCGAACATAATCGCGCCAATCCGTTGCTGATGACCCGTTGGCTGGGCGGCGGGGTGATGATTCGCCTGGCGCTGGCGGTGATCCTCATCCGTATGGTGCTTTCTGAGCAATCCACCGGCACCGTGGGTTTTTTGCAGGCGCTGAACATGAGCAGCGAGCAGATGCGTACCTTGTACCTGGTGATGCTGTTGGGGGCGATCAGCGGGTTGGTGATCAGCGCACTGACGATCAACCCGGCGCATCTGCTGATGCCGCTGGTGATTTCCCTGGCGTTGATGGCCACCGGTTCGGTGATGGACAGTTTCTCCAGCAACCTGACACGCCCACAGAACATGTACGTCAGTCAGTTCCTGCTAGGCTTCGGGGGCACGTTTTTCCTTGGGCCGACCCTGGTGCTGGGCATGCGGAATGTACTGAGCAACCCGCGTAACCTGGTGAGTTTCTCGGTGTTATTCGGCATTTGCCAGAACCTTGGCGGGCTGATCGGCGCGGCGTTGCTCGGTACGTTCCAGGTGATGCGCGAAAAGTTTCATTCCAGCATGATTGTCGAACACCTGACCCTGCTCGACCCGCGTGTCGCGGCCCGCGTGCAGAGCGGCGGCGCGGCTTACGGTCCGGTGATCGCCGACCCGGAACTGCGCCACTTGATGGGTATCCGCAGCCTGGCCACGACAGCGACCCGCGAAGCCAATGTCATGGCCTATAACGATGTGTTCATGCTGATCGCGGTGATCGCGATATTGACCATGCTCTGGATCTTCACTCATAGCCTGTGGCTGATGAGTACTACCAAGAAAGCTGCCGCCAGTGCAGCGCCTTCCGTTCAACCTAGCGGCGCACTTCCTTCATGA
- a CDS encoding DASS family sodium-coupled anion symporter: protein MSAPATPAVSFTLPMGLVFAVLGMVGVLLLPIPADLPAAGHRMLAILAFAVVVWITEAVSYEASAIMITSLMAFLLGTAPSLQDPTQLMGSSPAIGMALTGFSNPALALVAGALFIAAAMTHTGLDRRIALVTLTRVGTSTRGILLGAIAVTLLLSLVVPSATARSACVVPIMMGVIAAFGVDKRSNIAAGIMIVVAQGTSIWNVGIQTAAAQNLLTAGFMDKMLGQRVSWIDWLVAGAPWALIMSAVLLFLVLKLLPPESASIPGGKEAVAQSLVDIGPITGPQKRLLTVSILLLLAWATEGRLHRFDTTSTTYAGLVLLLMPGIGVMTWKDVQSRIPWGTVIVFGVGISLGTALLTTQAGQWLGTQVVAHTGLDQLGPLGVFAILAAFLIVIHLGFASATALTSALLPILIAVLQTLPGDFSRLGMTMLLGFVVSYGFILPINAPQNMVCLGTGTFTARQFAKVGILVTLIGYGLMLVFATTYWSWLGWI, encoded by the coding sequence ATGAGCGCCCCCGCAACACCTGCTGTTTCCTTCACGTTGCCCATGGGCCTGGTTTTCGCCGTGCTGGGGATGGTCGGGGTGCTGCTGTTGCCGATACCCGCCGACTTGCCAGCGGCGGGTCACCGGATGTTGGCGATTCTCGCCTTTGCCGTAGTGGTGTGGATCACCGAAGCGGTGTCCTACGAAGCCAGTGCGATCATGATCACTTCGCTGATGGCGTTTTTGTTGGGCACCGCGCCGTCATTGCAGGACCCGACGCAGCTGATGGGTTCCAGCCCGGCCATCGGCATGGCGCTGACCGGTTTTTCCAACCCGGCCCTGGCCCTGGTGGCCGGCGCGCTATTTATCGCCGCGGCCATGACTCACACCGGACTGGACCGGCGTATCGCGCTGGTCACGCTGACTCGCGTGGGAACCAGTACCCGTGGGATTCTGCTGGGGGCGATTGCGGTGACCCTGCTGCTCAGCCTGGTGGTGCCCAGCGCAACCGCCCGCAGCGCGTGCGTGGTGCCGATCATGATGGGGGTAATCGCCGCATTTGGCGTGGACAAACGTTCGAACATCGCCGCCGGGATCATGATCGTCGTCGCCCAGGGCACCAGCATCTGGAACGTCGGCATTCAGACCGCCGCCGCGCAGAACCTGCTGACGGCCGGCTTCATGGACAAGATGCTCGGCCAGCGTGTGTCGTGGATCGACTGGCTGGTCGCCGGAGCGCCGTGGGCGTTGATCATGTCGGCGGTGTTGCTGTTCCTGGTGCTCAAATTGCTGCCACCGGAAAGCGCCAGTATTCCCGGTGGCAAGGAAGCAGTGGCGCAGTCGCTGGTGGATATCGGTCCGATCACCGGTCCGCAGAAGCGTTTGCTGACGGTATCGATCCTGTTGTTGCTGGCCTGGGCCACAGAAGGGCGCCTGCACCGTTTCGACACCACGTCCACTACCTACGCGGGCCTGGTGTTGTTGCTGATGCCCGGGATCGGCGTGATGACCTGGAAAGATGTGCAATCGCGTATTCCGTGGGGCACGGTGATTGTATTCGGCGTAGGGATCAGCCTCGGCACCGCGCTCCTCACCACCCAGGCCGGGCAATGGCTGGGGACACAGGTGGTGGCGCATACCGGACTGGATCAACTGGGACCGCTGGGGGTGTTTGCGATCCTTGCGGCGTTCCTGATTGTGATCCACCTCGGATTCGCCAGTGCCACGGCACTCACCTCGGCGTTGTTGCCGATTCTGATCGCCGTGCTGCAAACCCTGCCCGGGGATTTCAGCCGCCTGGGCATGACCATGTTGTTGGGGTTTGTGGTCAGTTATGGCTTTATCCTGCCGATCAACGCGCCGCAGAACATGGTGTGCCTGGGGACGGGAACCTTCACCGCACGGCAGTTCGCCAAGGTCGGAATCCTGGTGACGTTGATCGGTTATGGGTTGATGCTGGTGTTTGCGACGACCTACTGGAGCTGGTTGGGCTGGATTTGA
- a CDS encoding hybrid sensor histidine kinase/response regulator, producing MAKLSDDQQRALAGLLGLGDHSARKSHYPELTARLDELEAERNRYKGLNDELEQRVAARTDELLEANRNLQQQIARRERIEQDLRDARDAAQAANRSKDKYLAAASHDLLQPLNAARLLISTLRERSLPSAEQILVERTHQALEGAEDLLADLLDISRLDQAAVKPDIASYRLDELLAPLVSEFQSVAAAAGLNLRVHTSRYAINTDLRLLTRILRNFLSNACRYTEAGCILLGARRRGSGLRVEVWDTGRGIAADSLESIFLEFNQLNVGRAADRKGVGLGLAIVERIAKILGCQVMVRSWPGRGSMFSIEVPLSAQVPLPICQVPPQAGAGNPLPGRRLLVLDNEITILDSMRALLGQWGCEVVVATDRAGALAALQGRAPELILADYHLDHGVVGCEVVRHLREHFALMIPAVIITADRTDQCRRSLQRLQAPLLNKPVKPGKLRAVLSQLLG from the coding sequence ATGGCGAAGCTCTCTGACGATCAGCAACGTGCGTTGGCCGGGCTGCTGGGGCTGGGCGATCACTCGGCGCGCAAAAGTCACTACCCGGAACTGACCGCGCGCCTGGATGAGCTGGAGGCCGAGCGCAACCGTTACAAAGGGCTGAACGACGAATTGGAGCAACGGGTCGCCGCACGCACCGATGAGTTGCTGGAGGCCAATCGCAATCTGCAACAGCAGATCGCCCGGCGTGAACGGATCGAGCAGGACCTGCGTGATGCGCGTGACGCCGCCCAGGCCGCCAATCGCAGCAAGGACAAATACCTGGCCGCCGCCAGTCATGATCTGTTGCAGCCACTCAATGCCGCCCGGCTGTTGATTTCCACGCTGCGCGAACGCAGTCTGCCGAGTGCCGAACAGATACTGGTGGAACGCACTCATCAGGCCCTGGAAGGTGCGGAAGACTTGCTCGCCGATTTGCTCGACATCTCCCGCCTCGACCAGGCGGCGGTCAAGCCGGATATTGCCTCATACCGCCTCGATGAATTGCTCGCACCGCTGGTGTCGGAGTTTCAATCGGTGGCGGCCGCGGCGGGGCTCAACTTGCGGGTCCACACGAGCCGTTACGCCATCAACACTGATCTGCGTTTGCTGACACGCATCCTGCGCAACTTCCTGAGCAATGCCTGTCGCTACACCGAAGCGGGCTGCATCCTGCTGGGAGCGCGACGTCGGGGTAGCGGTTTGCGTGTGGAAGTGTGGGACACCGGGCGCGGGATTGCTGCCGATAGCCTGGAGTCGATCTTCCTCGAGTTCAATCAGTTGAATGTCGGACGTGCGGCGGATCGCAAGGGCGTGGGGTTGGGGCTGGCGATTGTCGAGCGTATCGCGAAAATTCTCGGTTGCCAGGTGATGGTTCGTTCATGGCCGGGGCGCGGTTCGATGTTCAGCATCGAGGTGCCGCTGTCCGCGCAAGTGCCGTTGCCCATTTGTCAGGTGCCCCCTCAGGCCGGCGCCGGTAACCCGTTACCGGGACGCCGGTTGTTGGTGCTGGATAACGAAATCACGATCCTGGACAGTATGCGTGCGCTACTCGGGCAATGGGGCTGCGAGGTGGTGGTCGCGACTGATCGGGCGGGGGCGCTGGCCGCGTTGCAGGGCAGGGCGCCGGAGCTGATTCTGGCGGATTATCACCTCGATCACGGGGTGGTGGGCTGTGAGGTGGTCCGGCACCTGCGCGAGCATTTCGCGTTGATGATTCCGGCGGTGATCATTACCGCCGATCGCACTGATCAATGCCGTCGCTCGTTGCAGCGCTTGCAGGCACCGCTGTTGAACAAGCCGGTCAAGCCCGGCAAGTTGCGCGCGGTGTTGAGCCAGTTGCTGGGGTAA